In Pseudoalteromonas nigrifaciens, the sequence TTCACTGCTTTAATTGTTTGCTCTGTGGCATCAACCAAACCAATTTGCGTAATTGGCTCAATAGCCTCGCCATGATATTCGCGCGCTTCTAATGGCTGCCACAATGCTTGGCAAGTTCCTAAGTAAGCAACTTCTAGCGCATGCTGATAACGGCTGTCGGCATTTATATTAGGCAAGTAAATAGCAGGGTTAACACTGCCCGATGCTTTAGCTTCATTTATTGCTAATTTTGCAGCATCAAAATAACGGCGTACATCGTCGTAGTCTCTATTTAATGGCCCAGTAGGCGCCAGTACTACACGTTTATTATTAATAACTAATAAAGTTACTTGCTTACCGATACGTGAATCTACTTTTGCTTGCGCTGCAATAGCGTCGCGTAATGGATTGTTAGCTAATTGAGAAAAGTCATCACTAATTATAATGAGTGCGTCATGCGCGTTGCATTCAAGGCTAGCGCTCATTGGCTGAGCCACTACTGCTTTAGGGTATGCCATAAATAAAGGTCCTGTTAAAAACATAAGCCTCTATTATCGTTGATTTGAATATTGAAGACCAGCAAGCTGCGATAAGCTCCCCGCTTAAGTTAACATGCGCTGGCAACTTGTCACTACAGGGTTTACATATCAAGTATGCTCAGCTGCAAATTGTGTTGCGGCTGATTCTTTATTCCTACCCCAATACCTAACAAACGCACTGGTTGCTGTAAGCCGCGTTGATACGCTTTAGCTAATAGTTCGCTAAAAATATCGCTATTTAATTGCTGATGCGCCTGATCGGCTGAGGTCACTACAAAATTAGCAAATTTCACTTTAACACTAAGTTTATTTACCTGATTTTGCAGCTGCTGCTTGTTTAGTCGAGTGGTTAACTCCTCAAGCAGTGAAGGAAGTTGTTCTAGGCATTCTTGTAAACTATTTTTATTGTACTCATAAGTATGCTCAACGCTTAGCGATTTACGTACGCGCTCAGTAGACACCCGGCCTATGTGTTCACCAGCGCACTTTTGATATAACGACACGCCAAAATTACCTACATGTTGCTGCATCCAATTTACGCCTTTTTTGCGTACATCTTGGCCTGTATACAAACCTTTTAAGTTAAGCTTTTCGAGCGTGACCTTACCTACCCCCGGAATTTTACCCAGCGGTAGCTGTGCTAAAAAGGCATCAACCTGATCGGGCAATACTACAAACTGACCATTGGGTTTGTTTTCGTCACTGGCTATTTTGGCAATAAATTTAATTGGCGCAATACCAGCCGAGGCAGTAAGCCCTGTGGCATTATAAATATCAGCACGAATTTGCTGCGCAATAAGTGTAGCGCTGCCTTTACACTGCTCACTATGGGTTACATCTAAATAGGCTTCGTCAAGAGAGAGGGGTTCAATTAAATCTGTATAGCGACTAAACACGGCACGTATTTGCGTCGACACGTCTTTATAAACAGCCATACGCCCAGGCACTATAACTAAGTCGGGGCATAACTGCTTAGCATGATAGTTAGACATAGCCGAGCGCACGCCATATTCCCGAGCAATGTAATTTGCAGTAGAGAGTACGCCACGGCGACTATTACCACCAATTGCTAGTGGTACATTGGCAAGTTTAGGGTTGTCGCGCATTTCGACCGCCGCATAAAAGCAGTCCATATCTATATGAATAAACTTTTTCATTACCACTATAACAACTGTTTATTTATACAGCCATTATTATAGAATCACCTATAATTAGCAAGCTTGCACCCTATTAAAAACAGCGTTTATTATTTTTACGCTTTTTAAAAGAGTACAGCCAAAACCCTGTTTCCAACGCAAAGCCCACAACTGTTAAAGCAATTACACCCGATGCATTACCCATCGCGTAGCAAATAAATGCAGCTATAAAAACTAAACAGACTAAAAGCCAATTAACGACACTTTTCATACATATCTCCCTAGCTGTGTTATATAACAATAAACCTTTTATTTAATTAAACCAAACATAAAATACCCTAGGTTAATTACCTTGAGGTAATAACCCCATATTGATAATCTAAACACTTTAAAATTAAAGGGCGTAAATGTATGCAAACGTTTAAAGATCAACATCCTATTCATACTGATATTACTGTGGCATGGGGAGATATGGATGCCCTGCAACACGTAAATAATGTCGTTTATTTACGCTATTTTGAAATAGCTCGCATCGATTTTTTAAATAAAATAAATCTTTTTGAAACCATTAGCAGCAAAGGTATTGGCCCTGTGATCAGCGAAAACACCATTCGCTATAAACGCCCGGTTACTTTTCCCGATACTCTCACTGTAGGTGTCACCATTAGCGATATTAAAACAGATCGCTTTATGATGAACTACAACGTGTTTAGCCACGCGCAAAATGCCATTACCACTACGGGCACTTCGCAAGTCGTAATGTTTGACTTTCAAACTGGTAAAAAGTCGCCAATCACTGAGCCGCTTTTATCTGCTATACAGCAATATACCCAAAACTAAGCCAGTAAATAAGGAGCTTATATGCAATACAACCCACTAGGTAGCAGTGGTGTAAACGTCTCAAGGGTCTGCTTAGGTAGTATGACGTGGGGGTTACAAAACACGCAAAGCGATGCAGATCAGCAAATAGCTTATGCGCTTGAGCAAGGTGTTAACTTTATTGATACCGCCGAAATGTACGCTGTGCCGCCATCTCCCGACACCTACGGCAAAACAGAGCAAATTATTGGCAACTGGTTAGCGCGCAATCAAGATAAACGTAGCGACATAGTACTTGCCACTAAAATTGCCGGAAACGGTTTAGAGTGGATACGTGAAGGTAGCAATATTACCCGCCAAACAGTCATTGCCGCGGTTGATGATTCGCTTAAACGCTTGCAAACCGATTACATTGATTTATACCAACTACACTGGCCCAACCGCGCCACGCCACATTTTGCCAAACAATGGCCAGGAATGCTTAAATTTACCGAGGTAGATACGCAGCAACAAACTGCCGATATGCTCGATATATTAGAAGGTTTAAACGACTGCGTAAAAGCCGGAAAAATAAAACACTGTGGCCTTTCAGACGATACACCTTGGGGTGTTAACCAGTTTTTAAACTTAGCTAAAGAGCATAATTTACCGCGCATGGTGTCGATTCAAAACGAATTTAGCCTAGTACACGCCAAAGATTGGCCTTACTTAATAGAACAATGTGTACACGAAGATATTGCTTATTTACCTTGGTCACCATTGGCTGCGGGTTCATTAACCGGTAAATATTTAAACGGCGCACGCCCTGAAGGAACGCGTTGGACCTTTATGCAACGTAACGGTATTTTCCGCGATACGCCAAACGCACAACAAGCAATAAAGCAATACGTAGAACTTGCTCACGCCCATAATTTAACCCCTGCAGAACTTGCCCTAGCTTGGTGTAATAAAGTGGATGGCGTAACTTCTACTATTATTGGTGCCACGTCTATGGCGCAATTAAAAGAAGATATAGGCGCGTTTAACCTTACTTTAAGCGATGAAATTCTCGGCGCTATTAATCGTATTTTTAGACAATACCCTATGCCTTATTAAGCTAATGCGCATTAATTAAAAAGACCAAGTTAAAAGTAAAAACCGCAAGCTAAGTGCACCTACTCCATAGGTGCACTTTTAACTTTGCATTATTACTCGGCCTGCCATTTATGCGCTAATATACGTTGCTCATTGGCGTACAGCGTGACACTAAATATACTGCCCGCCGTTACTTCACCAACCCCTGCAGGTGTGCCGGTCATTATCACGTCGCCATCTTCTAAGTACATAAAGTCACTAATTTCAGCTAAAATTTGCGCTGGTTTATGTAACATAAAATCGCTATTACCTTGTTGTATTAGTTGATCGTTTATTTTGAGCTCAAAGCTAAAATGTTGCATGTCCTCGCTAAGCTCAACAAACGGCGTTAATAGCACAGAGCCGTCAAACGCTTTTGCTCGCTCCCACGGCAAGCCTTTGTTTTTTAACTTAGCCTGCACTTCGCGTTTGGTTAAATCAAGCCCCAAGCCAACGCCAACTAAACGACTATTTTTTACCACAAAGCAAAGCTCGGTTTCGTAATGTAAAACATCCTTATTATGCTTTGCTAGCAACTTAGTACCAATTGCACTATTAGGCTTATTAAATAACACCATTTGCTCTGGCAGTTCATTATTTAACTCTGCAATGTGTGCGGTGTAATTACGCCCTACACACACCACTTTTGAGGGCAATACGTTGTCACAACCCAATGTTACTAACTGCATAAATCAACTCTATATTGTTGGTTAAATAAGTGTTTCGAGCAAAGCTAAATTAATTGGTTTAAGCAGCACTTGCTCAATTTCAAGCTGTTTAATTTTTACTGGATCAGGTTCCATACCACTAACAATAACGCGCTTTAATTTTGGATAATGTTGTTTTATATGGTTTGCTAAATCTAAACCACTGCCGTCGGGCAGGTTCATATCTAGCAGTACTTTATCGTAGTTAGCGTCTGCTTTAAGTATGGCTAAACAATGCTCATAACTGCTTGCTATTTGTGTTTCAACCCCTAAGCTTTCTAGTAAAAGTTGCGTTATTTGCGCCGCATCGGCGTCGTCTTCTACTAATAAAAAGCGGGTATTACTATGGGTAACTTCGGGGGGAATTAATACATCTGCTGTTTTATTATTTTTACTAAGCGTATCTTGTAAGCACTGATACAGTAAGTTGGAATCGACTGGTTTTGCTATCACATTATTAAACCCTAATGCCGATAACTCATTATGAATGCCTTTCATAGTTGCTGCCGTTAAGGCAATAATTGCGCCTTCAAAGCCAATTTTTCTAAGCTCTATGGTGGCTTCTTTTCCGCCCATAATTGGCATATGTATATCCATAAAAATAGCGTCGTAGTCTATTCCTTGTTGCTGGGCATTACGTACTTTTTCAAGCGCTTGCTTACCGTGCTCAGCGTAATCTACTTTTGCTCCTGCAGAAGTGATCATGTGGCCAACTAAAACGCGTAAATCACGTAAATCATCAACCACTAATACCCTACCATTAACTTTACATGGTGCATATTTTTGCTGCATATTAGGGGTTAAGTCGAGCCTTAATATGCTACGCTCTACATTTTTAATATTGCCCGGATAGAGCGAAATAATAAATTTAGAGCCTTTGCCTATTGCTGAATCTAAGGCTATTGAGCCCTGCATTCTGTTAAGTAGCTCAGTACAAATAGCAAGTCCTAAACCTGCACCGCCCACTGCACGCGACTCAACATCGGCTATTTGTTCAAACGGTTTAAATATAAGCGCTTGTTTTTCGGGGGCAATGCCCATGCCCGAGTCTTCAATACTAAAAAATAGCATTTCACGGGCGCTAACAAACTCAGTCCAAGCACAAAGAGTTATTTCGCCTTGCTCGGTAAATTTAATTGCATTGTTGATAATGTTTATAAGTATTTGTCGAAGGCGAGTTGCGTCAATATTAACGATTAAAGGCAAGGGTTGCAGCGATTCAAAGCGTAATGACAAGCCCTTATCAAGCGCCGACACTCGCATTAAAGTAAATACGTCAGCCATTAAGCTATCAAGATTTACATCACTGCAATTAAGTTCAAGCTTATCGGCCGCTATTTTTGATAAATCGAGGACGTCATTAAGTAAGCTTAATAAGTGTTTACCATTGCGATAAATTACACCTAGCTCGTTTTCGGCTTGTTTACTAAAGTCGCTTTGCATTAATAATTCGGTGTAACCTAAAACCGACGACAGCGGGGTACGTAGTTCGTGGCTTAAGTGCGCTAAAAAGCGATCTTTCGAGCGGTTTTCGGCTTCGGCTTTTAATCGTTCGAGTCGCTCACCTTCAACATCGCGACGGGCTAAAGCATAACGTATTGCGCGCGCAAAGCGGCTAGTGGTCATTTCACTTTTAACTAAATAGTCTACAGCGCCGGCATCAAGTGCAGCCGAATCTAACGCTTCATTAGATTGCCCTGTTAACATAATTATTGGGCCACTAAAGCCGTTTTTTATTGCTTGTTTTAATACACTTAAGCCATCTGAGGCACCTAAGCGATAATCTAGCAGACAAATGTCATGCTTATTCTCACTAAGTACTTTAACTGCTTGTTTAGGGTCGCTAACCCACTCAATCTCAAATGTATGGGAACTGAGCTGCTCAAGATAATCGCTAGT encodes:
- a CDS encoding hybrid sensor histidine kinase/response regulator, with translation MSIKATKLLLVEDDEDDYILTSDYLEQLSSHTFEIEWVSDPKQAVKVLSENKHDICLLDYRLGASDGLSVLKQAIKNGFSGPIIMLTGQSNEALDSAALDAGAVDYLVKSEMTTSRFARAIRYALARRDVEGERLERLKAEAENRSKDRFLAHLSHELRTPLSSVLGYTELLMQSDFSKQAENELGVIYRNGKHLLSLLNDVLDLSKIAADKLELNCSDVNLDSLMADVFTLMRVSALDKGLSLRFESLQPLPLIVNIDATRLRQILINIINNAIKFTEQGEITLCAWTEFVSAREMLFFSIEDSGMGIAPEKQALIFKPFEQIADVESRAVGGAGLGLAICTELLNRMQGSIALDSAIGKGSKFIISLYPGNIKNVERSILRLDLTPNMQQKYAPCKVNGRVLVVDDLRDLRVLVGHMITSAGAKVDYAEHGKQALEKVRNAQQQGIDYDAIFMDIHMPIMGGKEATIELRKIGFEGAIIALTAATMKGIHNELSALGFNNVIAKPVDSNLLYQCLQDTLSKNNKTADVLIPPEVTHSNTRFLLVEDDADAAQITQLLLESLGVETQIASSYEHCLAILKADANYDKVLLDMNLPDGSGLDLANHIKQHYPKLKRVIVSGMEPDPVKIKQLEIEQVLLKPINLALLETLI
- a CDS encoding fumarylacetoacetate hydrolase family protein — protein: MQLVTLGCDNVLPSKVVCVGRNYTAHIAELNNELPEQMVLFNKPNSAIGTKLLAKHNKDVLHYETELCFVVKNSRLVGVGLGLDLTKREVQAKLKNKGLPWERAKAFDGSVLLTPFVELSEDMQHFSFELKINDQLIQQGNSDFMLHKPAQILAEISDFMYLEDGDVIMTGTPAGVGEVTAGSIFSVTLYANEQRILAHKWQAE
- a CDS encoding aldo/keto reductase, which translates into the protein MQYNPLGSSGVNVSRVCLGSMTWGLQNTQSDADQQIAYALEQGVNFIDTAEMYAVPPSPDTYGKTEQIIGNWLARNQDKRSDIVLATKIAGNGLEWIREGSNITRQTVIAAVDDSLKRLQTDYIDLYQLHWPNRATPHFAKQWPGMLKFTEVDTQQQTADMLDILEGLNDCVKAGKIKHCGLSDDTPWGVNQFLNLAKEHNLPRMVSIQNEFSLVHAKDWPYLIEQCVHEDIAYLPWSPLAAGSLTGKYLNGARPEGTRWTFMQRNGIFRDTPNAQQAIKQYVELAHAHNLTPAELALAWCNKVDGVTSTIIGATSMAQLKEDIGAFNLTLSDEILGAINRIFRQYPMPY
- a CDS encoding acyl-CoA thioesterase — its product is MQTFKDQHPIHTDITVAWGDMDALQHVNNVVYLRYFEIARIDFLNKINLFETISSKGIGPVISENTIRYKRPVTFPDTLTVGVTISDIKTDRFMMNYNVFSHAQNAITTTGTSQVVMFDFQTGKKSPITEPLLSAIQQYTQN
- the dinB gene encoding DNA polymerase IV, encoding MKKFIHIDMDCFYAAVEMRDNPKLANVPLAIGGNSRRGVLSTANYIAREYGVRSAMSNYHAKQLCPDLVIVPGRMAVYKDVSTQIRAVFSRYTDLIEPLSLDEAYLDVTHSEQCKGSATLIAQQIRADIYNATGLTASAGIAPIKFIAKIASDENKPNGQFVVLPDQVDAFLAQLPLGKIPGVGKVTLEKLNLKGLYTGQDVRKKGVNWMQQHVGNFGVSLYQKCAGEHIGRVSTERVRKSLSVEHTYEYNKNSLQECLEQLPSLLEELTTRLNKQQLQNQVNKLSVKVKFANFVVTSADQAHQQLNSDIFSELLAKAYQRGLQQPVRLLGIGVGIKNQPQHNLQLSILDM